The following proteins come from a genomic window of Asterias amurensis chromosome 15, ASM3211899v1:
- the LOC139948311 gene encoding probable polyketide synthase 1: MESKHPPVAIVGIGCRMPGGVKSPDDFWKVIHDGRNTITEVPSDRWSLDNFYHPDQTKQGKMVTRRCGFIDGIDKFDNTFFKISPREAMYMDPQQRHTLEVVNEAFEDAGIVPDTVSESTGVYIGIGLMDYPIQSSGETSLIDAYTMTGSLHSVAANRVSYAFDLKGPSFAVDTACASSVTAMHLACTGIWNNECNVAVVGGCNNLLMPDVTVGFSALGVLSPEGQCFPFSSSAKGYVRSEGFGALILKPLQQAINDGDHIYASIRGSAIAANGFSNSLTMPSVPAQMTVMKQAYERFDVPLSSVHCIEAHGTGTPVGDPIEAEAIGKTFAPHRETPLRIGSVKSNFGHNECAAGVTAAIKVALMLEKKMLCPTINCADVNPHIDTEGLKLQIQTKLEPLPDGYQTIIGLNSFGVAGAVAHMIFQEPPTRDSPDSESDSKSFRAQWQFGGSDQGNSILIPLSAKSTDALNGVAEKWKSFTDDKDALKVVSWLSTRRQHHGYRLAVITKSGEQFQKQLTSFVKTGIGEGMSSGSANGKKRQICMIFPGQGQQWGNMGRQLYRTEKMFRETVQKCDEIFQKLSGWSLLHNKLFFIGLNDMTKTGEKIDADQLINDMEISQPAILFFQIGLFHLWQLWGIHPDVVVGHSLGEVAAAYACGGLTIEEAVRVIYHRSTQQAKVKGAGSMAALRLSLKDAQDICSRSDRLYIAALNAPCGITIAGDTELITEYAKKNTTVAKQLRVQCAFHTPEMDPMEKSFRAAMKETVETKAACRTLPLYSTVTGELYKGDFGTDYWWDNIRNTVQFQPAVEAILADTDADLFLECGSSATLISSVNQIAKQGNIKCNITSISSGQRRQDDRYMVLKALGELYIAGIDIDWKNVTGDCAEWVSIPTYPWQHQSFWVESEPMRMKRLGLDDRTFKGQNGNISLLVYPFLADHIVQDRLVFPGAGYVEYAIEASFPENKLPSLSHVLFCNLLMWPQKTATGGKFDNLQLGCNMEGSKVQIVADGTMYSEADVTANATILNDHIPMKSILSRCTGNEPGDVFYEKLSALGLQYGPAFQVIEKMAFGDGEALGYLYPAPVNKQRLQITHLDGCFQLLISAIGDTSTLYLPVAIESLKMHVSSLPASESFLAHVKVTECDSLSLIGDITLATNSGKVLMEVVGCKCQNVVGTTSDVLLSSCLYLTKLQPQKAALPPTSVAYDVFEPYCLQENYPEEIDPISKAVDVVHVLQAICVSYIRHAFGEVPAEERGKCNPRYIKRLQEIAADDTADDIPFEEIPIVIKDIMQRIPELKQELTIMTSVGDNLPTTLRDPSTAVSILFAAENIAHYFIDSLTTRLYYKAGAKMIANAVKEAAKSKGVVRVVEVGGRMGGLATYILKPLKQLGMDTQLEYIFTDLSASFFTHAQGKLQEFPFVKYQQLDIETDVGQQGFVPGSVDIVVCMDTLHSAVDLNNGLHHMRNLLCPDGWLVVYEATNTKYISELLFGALELCWAFQDFRTDVCWLDQQGWVDLMKNGGFTDVVAVSSPDEFFHSIMIGKKSIEECCEEEPDSDWLVLSDSTFPGNGNVLRALENSLPNTTTFAFSDRKLDDALGGKKECTHLVFILSQADWKAKQLTRALQEVNEDSGNFSQVSVVATGSKTSTAVAVGLIRAATNLCNVPMFSFHLDDESQESLSILVKTIVRCDVKDREISIKNGELLLPRLVKAEIPAHDRNNDTYWQLIQNPDMSSKHASIDDMGFSYLSEMEPPPGKVIVKVNAAALNFKDVVMALGLLSRLDEEDERSNFGLECSGVVVKIGAGVTSLHIGDDVVGFGKHCFASHTISDEDLLVPKPSNLNWVESAGISVIFSTAYYSLVERANLQKDETVLIHSACGGVGLAAIQVARMIGAKVICSAGSEKKRTYLREELGIEMVTDSRSERFYDDVMSWTEGNGIDVVLNSLSGRLLLKGIECLSFGGRFCEIGKRDILQKTNLLLLPMLLENKSVLSCQIDRLVIHQKNKAQMLMIQVASLFDKGAFKPIHTETTSITDFADTFRIMAKASHIGKVVFDIPKDYKPLQVVPTCTLFKVNATYIVTGGYGGLGQAFARWLCKKGARHVALVSRRGCHNASARRTVTFLKRKGVKVYDFAMDLADASSVQTILRQLKESHNAPVVRGIFHLAGFIAEESLSDLTPELMDNILGAKAVSARHLHNSTENLPLDFFLMTSSVTAVWGHPSQPCYTAANVYLDELAEERKAKGLPATSLQLGPVRGAGYLESNSDVVKTFGMKGNMTLHIDEVLQFVGQLLQAKDSPAVLCLANQDWDATLRHCHNDSLKFRHLTLGRQVAQTDCDLSQEDLEDRVRQKMGQLLCVEPASIDLQQPMINYGIDSLMAVEMVTWASKELNVIISQLDILGGICTNVLLEKAVDHSVVINVAE; the protein is encoded by the exons ATGGAGTCCAAGCACCCCCCAGTCGCAATTGTTGGGATAG gATGTCGCATGCCCGGTGGTGTTAAAAGTCCGGATGATTTCTGGAAGGTAATCCATGATGGTAGAAACACCATTACTGAGGTCCCATCAGACCGATGGTCACTCGACAATTTCTACCACCCTGACCAGACCAAGCAAGGGAAGATGGTCACCAGGCGTTGTGGGTTCATTGATGGCATAGACAAGTTTGACAACACCTTCTTCAAAATCTCTCCACGAGAAGCGATGTACATGGACCCGCAGCAACGTCATACACTCGAGGTAGTCAATGAAGCATTTGAAGATGCTGGCATCGTACCAGACACAGTCAGTGAGTCCACTGGGGTTTACATTGGCATAGGTTTGATGGACTACCCGATCCAGTCGAGTGGAGAGACTTCTCTTATTGATGCTTACACCATGACAGGTTCTTTACACAGCGTAGCAGCAAACAGGGTGTCATATGCCTTTGATTTGAAAGGTCCAAGTTTCGCCGTAGATACGGCATGTGCCTCGTCCGTGACAGCGATGCATCTTGCCTGTACCGGCATCTGGAACAACGAGTGTAACGTTGCAGTTGTCGGTGGCTGTAACAATCTCCTCATGCCTGATGTTACGGTTGGCTTCAGCGCTCTTGGAGTCCTCTCCCCCGAAGGTCAATGCTTTCCCTTCTCCAGCTCAGCGAAAGGCTACGTACGCAGTGAAGGTTTCGGGGCTCTGATCCTGAAGCCTCTTCAACAAGCAATAAATGATGGTGATCACATCTACGCATCGATTCGAGGTAGTGCTATTGCTGCCAATGGATTCTCGAACAGCCTCACCATGCCATCTGTGCCAGCTCAGATGACGGTCATGAAACAAGCGTATGAGCGCTTTGATGTCCCTCTCTCAAGTGTACACTGCATCGAGGCCCACGGGACTGGAACACCGGTTGGGGACCCGATTGAGGCTGAAGCTATCGGCAAAACCTTTGCTCCGCATCGTGAAACACCTCTTAGGATAGGCTCTGTCAAGAGCAATTTTGGTCACAACGAGTGTGCTGCCGGGGTCACAGCAGCCATCAAAGTGGCTTTGATGTTGGAGAAAAAGATGCTGTGTCCAACTATCAACTGTGCTGATGTTAACCCGCATATAGACACAGAAGGGTTGAAGCTGCAGATCCAGACCAAGCTCGAGCCTCTACCCGATGGTTACCAAACAATCATCGGTCTCAACAGCTTCGGTGTGGCTGGTGCAGTTGCTCACATGATCTTCCAAGAGCCCCCAACTCGAGATTCTCCAGATTCAGAAAGTGACTCAAAATCTTTCCGTGCTCAGTGGCAGTTCGGCGGCAGTGATCAAGGCAACAGCATCTTGATTCCTTTATCGGCCAAGTCAACAGATGCTCTAAATGGTGTTGCAGAAAAATGGAAGAGTTTCACGGATGACAAAGATGCTCTGAAAGTTGTCTCATGGCTCTCAACTCGACGACAGCATCATGGATATCGCCTAGCTGTCATCACTAAATCCGGAGAACAGTTTCAGAAACAACTCACCAGCTTCGTGAAAACCGGAATTGGAGAAGGTATGTCATCTGGAAGTGCTAACGGTAAGAAGAGACAGATCTGCATGATTTTTCCTGGTCAAGGACAACAATGGGGCAACATGGGACGGCAGCTTTACAGAACAGAGAAAATGTTCCGTGAAACTGTACAAAAATGTGATGAAATCTTCCAAAAATTGAGCGGTTGGTCCCTTCTTCACAACAAGCTGTTCTTCATTGGACTAAATGACATGACTAAAACTGGAGAAAAGATAGACGCAGATCAGCTCATCAACGATATGGAGATATCACAGCCAGCTATCCTCTTCTTCCAGATTGGCTTGTTCCATCTTTGGCAGCTTTGGGGGATCCATCCAGATGTGGTGGTTGGTCACAGCCTTGGTGAAGTTGCCGCTGCATACGCATGTGGTGGATTGACAATTGAAGAAGCAGTAAGAGTGATCTATCATCGAAGTACACAACAGGCTAAAGTCAAGGGGGCTGGAAGCATGGCAGCTCTTCGTCTGTCCCTGAAAGACGCACAAGACATATGCTCTAGATCTGACAGGCTTTACATAGCAGCATTAAATGCCCCGTGTGGCATCACCATCGCAGGAGACACTGAGCTTATCACTGagtatgcaaaaaaaaacactacagtGGCCAAGCAATTGCGGGTCCAGTGTGCTTTCCACACACCAGAAATGGATCCAATGGAGAAGTCTTTCCGAGCTGCCATGAAAGAAACGGTGGAGACGAAGGCAGCATGCCGCACCTTACCCTTGTATTCTACCGTAACAGGGGAGCTGTACAAAGGAGACTTTGGTACAGATTACTGGTGGGACAACATCAGAAATACGGTGCAGTTCCAGCCAGCAGTTGAGGCTATTTTGGCAGACACCGATGCAGATCTTTTTCTGGAATGTGGTTCCTCAGCAACACTCATCTCATCTGTCAATCAGATAGCAAAGCAAGGCAACATCAAATGTAACATCACCTCTATCTCTTCGGGTCAGCGTCGACAAGATGATCGCTACATGGTCCTAAAGGCTTTGGGTGAGCTTTACATTGCTGGCATTGATATCGACTGGAAGAATGTTACTGGAGACTGCGCAGAATGGGTATCGATTCCCACCTACCCATGGCAGCATCAGTCATTTTGGGTAGAGTCGGAGCCAATGCGCATGAAACGTCTTGGACTTGACGATCGTACCTTCAAGGGGCAAAATGGAAACATATCATTATTGGTATATCCCTTCCTGGCCGACCATATTGTGCAGGACCGACTAGTGTTTCCTGGAGCGGGCTATGTAGAGTACGCCATCGAGGCTTCCTTCCCAGAGAATAAGTTGCCATCTCTATCACATGTGTTGTTTTGCAATCTACTGATGTGGCCCCAAAAAACTGCTACTGGTGGTAAATTTGACAATCTTCAGCTCGGTTGTAACATGGAAGGTTCCAAGGTCCAGATTGTAGCAGATGGCACAATGTACAGCGAGGCCGATGTCACAGCGAATGCTACGATCCTAAACGACCACATCCCAATGAAAAGCATCCTTTCACGCTGCACTGGTAATGAACCTGGCGATGTGTTTTACGAAAAGCTTTCTGCTCTTGGCTTGCAGTATGGTCCAGCGTTCCAGGTTATCGAGAAAATGGCTTTTGGGGACGGTGAAGCGCTTGGGTACCTTTACCCAGCTCCAGTTAACAAACAGCGACTTCAGATCACCCACCTTGATGGATGTTTTCAGCTGCTCATCTCTGCCATTGGAGACACATCCACATTATATCTTCCCGTAGCCATCGAATCCCTAAAGATGCACGTTTCGTCACTGCCAGCATCAGAGTCTTTTCTTGCCCATGTGAAAGTCACTGAGTGTGATTCCTTGTCACTCATAGGAGACATTACATTGGCCACAAACAGCGGAAAGGTTCTGATGGAGGTGGTTGGCTGCAAATGCCAGAACGTGGTTGGTACTACCTCAGATGTACTCTTGTCATCTTGCCTCTACCTCACCAAGTTACAGCCCCAAAAGGCTGCTCTTCCACCAACCTCCGTTGCTTATGACGTCTTCGAGCCATACTGCCTTCAAGAGAACTATCCGGAAGAGATAGATCCAATTTCAAAGGCTGTTGATGTAGTTCATGTGCTGCAGGCAATCTGCGTCTCATACATTCGGCACGCTTTCGGTGAGGTTCCCGCAGAGGAACGTGGCAAGTGTAACCCACGATACATTAAGAGACTTCAGGAAATTGCAGCAGATGATACAGCTGATGATATACCTTTTGAAGAAATCCCCATTGTCATCAAAGACATCATGCAGCGTATCCCAGAGCTCAAACAAGAGTTGACCATAATGACCAGTGTCGGTGACAATCTCCCGACCACCCTTCGTGATCCATCAACTGCAGTCTCAATTCTTTTTGCCGCAGAGAACATCGCGCACTACTTCATAGACTCTCTGACAACCAGACTTTACTACAAAGCAGGAGCCAAGATGATCGCGAATGCAGTTAAAGAAGCTGCAAAGAGCAAAGGAGTTGTGAGAGTTGTGGAGGTTGGGGGACGAATGGGTGGCCTAGCCACCTACATACTAAAGCCCCTAAAACAACTTGGAATGGATACACAATTGGAGTACATCTTCACCGACCTGAGTGCCTCGTTCTTTACTCACGCACAAGGGAAACTTCAGGAGTTCCCATTCGTAAAATATCAGCAGCTTGACATTGAGACTGATGTTGGGCAACAGGGATTCGTTCCTGGCTCCGTTGATATTGTTGTTTGCATGGACACCCTTCATTCTGCTGTTGACTTGAACAACGGGCTCCACCATATGAGGAACCTTCTCTGTCCGGATGGGTGGTTGGTTGTGTATGAAGCAACGAACACCAAGTATATATCTGAGCTCCTTTTTGGAGCTCTGGAGCTATGCTGGGCTTTCCAAGATTTCCGTACCGATGTTTGCTGGTTGGATCAACAAGGTTGGGTTGACCTGATGAAGAATGGTGGTTTTACCGACGTTGTTGCTGTATCCTCTCCAGATGAGTTTTTCCATAGCATCATGATCGGCAAGAAGTCAATTGAAGAGTGTTGCGAAGAAGAACCTGACTCTGACTGGCTTGTTCTTTCCGACTCCACATTCCCAGGTAATGGAAATGTCTTGAGAGCACTCGAAAACTCCCTGCCAAATACCACCACCTTCGCATTTTCTGACAGAAAGCTTGATGATGCTCTCGGGGGCAAGAAAGAGTGTACTCACCTCGTCTTCATTCTCAGTCAGGCTGACTGGAAAGCTAAACAACTCACCCGCGCCTTACAAGAAGTCAATGAAGACTCgggtaatttttcacaggtttccgTTGTTGCGACTGGGTCCAAGACGTCAACTGCAGTTGCTGTTGGACTTATTAGGGCAGCCACAAACCTGTGCAATGTGCCCATGTTTTCTTTTCATCTCGATGACGAGTCACAAGAAAGCCTAAGTATCTTAGTCAAGACTATTGTAAGATGTGATGTAAAGGATCGGGAAATAAGCATCAAGAATGGAGAACTCCTCTTGCCGAGATTGGTTAAAGCTGAAATTCCTGCCCATGACAGGAATAATGACACGTACTGGCAACTCATACAAAACCCTGACATGTCAAGTAAGCACGCCTCAATAGATGATATGGGCTTCAGTTATCTGAGTGAAATGGAACCACCTCCCGGTAAAGTCATAGTTAAAGTGAATGCTGCTGCTCTCAACTTCAAAGACGTAGTGATGGCTCTTGGACTCCTGTCAAGGTTAGATGAAGAAGATGAGAGGTCCAACTTTGGTCTAGAATGTAGTGGCGTGGTCGTGAAAATAGGCGCTGGGGTAACCTCACTGCACATTGGAGATGATGTGGTTGGCTTTGGTAAGCACTGTTTCGCCTCACACACAATCAGTGATGAAGATTTACTGGTCCCAAAGCCGTCAAACCTCAACTGGGTTGAAAGTGCAGGCATAAGTGTGATATTCTCAACTGCTTATTACAGTCTGGTTGAAAGAGCAAACCTTCAAAAGGATGAAACGGTTCTAATTCATTCTGCATGTGGTGGAGTTGGCTTGGCAGCAATTCAAGTGGCTCGAATGATTGGAGCAAAAGTCATCTGCTCTGCTGGAAGTGAGAAGAAGAGAACCTACCTTCGAGAGGAACTTGGCATTGAGATGGTGACAGATTCTCGTtctgaaaggttttatgatgatgtgATGAGCTGGACAGAGGGTAACGGAATTGACGTAGTTCTTAACTCATTGAGTGGAAGACTGCTTCTCAAGGGAATAGAGTGCCTCTCCTTTGGTGGAAGGTTCTGCGAAATTGGAAAGAGAGATATACTTCAGAAGACGAATCTTCTTCTGTTGCCCATGCTCCTAGAAAACAAGTCTGTGTTGTCATGCCAGATTGACCGATTAGTAATACATCAGAAGAACAAGGCTCAGATGCTGATGATACAGGTGGCGAGTCTATTTGATAAGGGGGCTTTCAAACCAATCCACACTGAGACAACTTCAATTACAGACTTCGCTGACACATTCCGCATCATGGCCAAAGCAAGTCATATCGGCAAGGTGGTTTTTGATATTCCAAAAGACTACAAGCCCCTCCAAGTTGTCCCAACATGCACGCTGTTCAAGGTAAATGCTACATATATTGTCACTGGTGGTTATGGAGGACTTGGCCAGGCATTCGCCCGTTGGCTTTGTAAGAAAGGGGCTCGTCATGTGGCGCTGGTATCCCGTCGTGGTTGTCACAATGCTTCTGCTCGGCGCACCGTCACATTCCTGAAGCGAAAAGGGGTTAAGGTGTATGATTTCGCCATGGACTTGGCCGATGCTAGTAGTGTTCAAACCATCCTTAGGCAACTCAAAGAAAGCCACAACGCTCCAGTTGTCAGGGGCATCTTCCACCTCGCTGGTTTCATCGCTGAAGAATCTTTATCTGACCTTACACCTGAGCTGATGGATAACATCCTTGGTGCGAAGGCGGTCAGTGCCCGGCACCTTCACAACTCGACTGAAAATCTGCCGCTGGATTTCTTCCTGATGACATCATCTGTAACCGCTGTTTGGGGACATCCTTCTCAACCCTGCTACACAGCTGCTAATGTTTACTTGGACGAATTGGCCGAAGAGCGGAAGGCTAAAGGTCTACCTGCAACGAGTCTTCAACTGGGACCAGTTCGGGGTGCCGGATACCTGGAGAGCAACTCCGATGTGGTCAAAACATTCGGGATGAAGGGTAACATGACGCTACACATTGATGAGGTGCTTCAGTTTGTTGGTCAGCTTCTTCAAGCAAAGGATTCACCAGCTGTACTTTGTCTTGCAAACCAG GACTGGGATGCTACCTTAAGACATTGCCACAACGACTCCCTGAAGTTCCGTCACCTTACCTTGGGTCGGCAGGTCGCACAGACTGACTGTGACCTCAGCCAGGAAGATCTAGAGGATCGTGTTAGACAGAAGATGGGTCAACTCCTTTGCGTGGAGCCAGCAAGCATTGACCTACAACAACCAATGATCAACTACGGTATTGATTCACTAATGGCTGTAGAGATGGTCACGTGGGCCAGTAAAGAGCTCAATGTCATCATCTCTCAGCTTGATATTCTGGGTGGTATTTGTACCAATGTGTTATTGGAGAAAGCCGTAGATCACAGCGTGGTTATCAATGTAGCTGAATAG